The Arthrobacter sp. NicSoilC5 genome has a window encoding:
- the prfA gene encoding peptide chain release factor 1, with product MFESVQGLLDEHDSIQAQLGDPAVYADQRLARKLGRRSAQLNGIVEAYHKWEGIRDDLAAAKEMAAEDPEFAAEVPELEAALETAAAKLRRLLIPRDPDDARNVILEVKGGEGGDEAALFAGDLLRMYTRYAESRGWKTEIISATESDLGGYKDVQVAVKGNSNDPAEGVYARLKFEGGVHRVQRVPVTESQGRIHTSAAGVLVLPEVDEPEELEINQNDLKIDVYRSSGPGGQSVNTTDSAVRITHLPTGIVVAMQNEKSQLQNREAGMRVLRARILAHQQEQIDAANSEQRKSQIRTMDRSERIRTYNYPENRIADHRTGYKAYNLDQVMNGDLEPVIQSAIEMDEQARLDAIGD from the coding sequence ATGTTTGAGTCCGTACAGGGCCTGCTTGATGAGCATGACTCCATCCAGGCGCAGCTGGGGGATCCTGCTGTTTATGCTGACCAGCGGCTTGCCCGGAAGCTGGGGCGGCGGTCGGCTCAGCTCAATGGCATTGTTGAGGCCTACCACAAGTGGGAAGGCATCCGGGATGACCTTGCTGCCGCCAAGGAGATGGCTGCCGAGGATCCCGAGTTTGCTGCCGAGGTGCCTGAACTCGAGGCCGCGCTGGAGACTGCTGCCGCCAAGCTGCGGCGCCTGCTGATTCCGCGCGATCCGGACGACGCCCGCAACGTGATCCTCGAGGTCAAGGGCGGCGAAGGTGGCGACGAGGCTGCCCTGTTCGCCGGCGACCTGCTGCGCATGTACACCCGCTACGCTGAGTCCCGCGGCTGGAAGACCGAAATCATCTCCGCCACCGAATCGGACCTGGGCGGCTACAAGGACGTCCAGGTGGCCGTCAAAGGCAACTCGAACGACCCCGCTGAGGGCGTCTACGCCCGGCTTAAATTCGAAGGCGGCGTGCACCGCGTCCAGCGCGTGCCCGTGACCGAGTCCCAGGGACGCATCCACACCTCGGCTGCCGGCGTGCTGGTCCTGCCCGAAGTGGACGAGCCGGAAGAGCTCGAGATCAACCAGAACGACCTCAAGATCGACGTCTACCGGTCCTCGGGCCCGGGTGGCCAGTCCGTGAACACCACGGACTCCGCCGTCCGCATCACGCACCTTCCCACCGGCATTGTGGTGGCCATGCAGAACGAGAAGTCGCAGCTGCAGAACCGTGAGGCCGGCATGCGCGTCCTCCGTGCCCGCATCCTGGCGCACCAGCAGGAGCAGATCGACGCCGCCAACTCGGAACAGCGCAAGTCGCAGATCCGCACCATGGACCGCTCCGAGCGCATCCGCACGTACAACTACCCGGAAAACCGGATCGCCGACCACCGCACCGGCTACAAGGCCTACAACCTGGACCAGGTCATGAACGGTGACCTGGAACCGGTCATCCAGTCGGCGATCGAAATGGACGAGCAGGCGCGGCTGGACGCCATCGGCGACTGA
- the rho gene encoding transcription termination factor Rho translates to MTETTELSPAVEHTTSAAESSAAPAKSSGLAGLKLAQLQALASQLGISGGSRMRKGDLVSAISAHRAGTLTVKTPAKATEKAPESSVAPGAAAPEAAAAEAPAAEGTRARGRGRSRRAVSDGVVAPATEAPVVETAAAPAAAAVEAPSAAPAETTEATEGAPERRQPRTRNRRRGEAAAASVQEAPVETLAEQPAAEQRAGEQRAGEQRTETPAEAGDAGQRTERRDGGRTRGRDNTRDSDGGRDNAGSREAGQRDGGRDNRDNDDADGGSRRNRRNRRDRNDRNDRSGGQDRDNSRNDRFRDRNDRRRGRNQGPDVDDVEVTDDDVLLPVAGILDVLENYAFIRTSGYLPGPNDVYVSLAQVKKYNLRKGDAVVGAIRAPREGEDRSQQSNRQKFNALVRVTSVNGKTPEELKDRVEFAKLVPLYPSERLRLETDPKKIGPRVIDLVAPIGKGQRGLIVSPPKAGKTLILQSIANAITTNNPEVHLMMVLVDERPEEVTDMQRTVKGEVIASTFDRPADDHTTVAELSIERAKRLVEMGMDVVVLLDSMTRLGRAYNLAAPASGRILSGGVDSAALYPPKRFFGAARNIENGGSLTILATALVETGSKMDEVIFEEFKGTGNMELRLSRQLADKRIFPAVDVNASGTRREENLLSPEEVKIMWKLRRVLSGLETQQSLELLTNKIRETQSNVEFLMQVQKTTLGAKSDNDK, encoded by the coding sequence GTGACCGAAACCACTGAGCTGTCGCCAGCTGTGGAACACACAACTTCTGCTGCCGAATCATCGGCCGCACCCGCCAAGAGCAGTGGCCTCGCCGGCCTGAAGCTCGCCCAGCTGCAGGCCCTCGCCAGCCAGCTCGGCATCTCCGGCGGCTCCCGCATGCGCAAGGGGGACCTGGTTTCGGCCATCTCCGCCCACCGCGCAGGGACCCTGACCGTCAAGACTCCTGCGAAGGCAACGGAAAAGGCTCCGGAAAGCAGCGTGGCTCCTGGCGCAGCCGCTCCGGAGGCCGCTGCCGCGGAAGCTCCTGCCGCTGAGGGCACCCGTGCCCGCGGACGCGGCCGCAGCCGCCGCGCTGTCAGTGACGGCGTGGTTGCCCCGGCAACCGAAGCTCCCGTCGTGGAAACCGCTGCCGCACCTGCCGCTGCAGCCGTCGAGGCGCCGTCGGCCGCCCCCGCGGAAACCACCGAGGCAACGGAAGGCGCCCCCGAGCGCCGCCAGCCGCGCACCCGCAACCGCCGCCGCGGCGAAGCCGCTGCCGCCTCCGTCCAGGAAGCCCCGGTGGAAACCCTGGCAGAGCAGCCGGCCGCGGAACAGCGTGCAGGCGAACAGCGGGCAGGTGAACAGCGCACCGAAACCCCCGCAGAAGCAGGGGACGCCGGCCAGCGCACCGAACGCCGTGACGGCGGCCGCACCCGCGGCCGTGACAACACCCGCGATTCCGATGGCGGCCGCGACAATGCCGGCAGCCGCGAAGCCGGCCAGCGCGATGGCGGCCGGGACAACCGCGACAACGACGACGCCGACGGCGGAAGCCGCCGCAACCGCCGTAACCGCCGCGACCGGAATGACCGCAACGACCGTTCCGGCGGCCAGGACCGGGACAACTCGCGCAATGACCGCTTCCGCGACCGCAACGACCGCCGCCGCGGCCGCAACCAGGGCCCGGACGTAGACGACGTCGAGGTCACCGACGACGACGTGCTGCTGCCGGTCGCCGGCATCCTCGACGTCCTGGAGAACTACGCGTTCATCCGCACCTCCGGCTACCTGCCGGGCCCCAACGACGTCTACGTCTCCCTGGCCCAGGTCAAGAAGTACAACCTGCGCAAGGGTGACGCCGTGGTAGGCGCAATCCGTGCACCGCGCGAAGGCGAAGACCGCAGCCAGCAGTCCAACCGCCAGAAGTTCAACGCCCTGGTCCGCGTCACGTCCGTCAACGGCAAGACGCCGGAAGAACTCAAGGACCGCGTCGAATTCGCCAAGCTGGTTCCGCTGTACCCGTCGGAGCGCCTGCGCCTCGAGACCGATCCCAAGAAGATCGGCCCCCGCGTCATCGACCTCGTCGCCCCGATCGGCAAGGGCCAGCGTGGCCTGATCGTCTCCCCGCCCAAGGCCGGCAAGACGCTCATCCTGCAGTCCATCGCCAACGCGATCACCACCAACAACCCTGAGGTCCACCTCATGATGGTGCTGGTTGACGAACGGCCCGAAGAAGTCACGGACATGCAGCGCACCGTCAAGGGTGAAGTCATTGCCTCCACCTTCGACCGTCCCGCAGACGACCACACAACTGTGGCCGAACTGTCCATCGAACGCGCCAAGCGCCTCGTGGAAATGGGCATGGACGTGGTGGTCCTCCTGGACTCCATGACCCGCCTGGGCCGCGCCTACAACCTGGCAGCACCGGCCTCCGGCCGCATCCTGTCCGGTGGTGTGGACTCCGCAGCCCTCTATCCGCCCAAGCGCTTCTTCGGTGCCGCCCGCAACATCGAAAACGGCGGCTCGCTCACCATCCTGGCCACCGCCCTCGTTGAGACCGGCTCCAAGATGGACGAGGTGATCTTCGAAGAGTTCAAGGGCACCGGCAACATGGAACTACGCCTGTCCCGCCAGCTGGCAGACAAGCGCATCTTCCCGGCCGTGGATGTCAACGCATCCGGTACCCGCCGCGAAGAGAACCTGCTCTCGCCCGAAGAAGTCAAGATCATGTGGAAGCTGCGCCGCGTCCTCTCCGGACTCGAGACCCAGCAGAGCCTTGAACTGCTCACCAACAAGATCCGGGAAACCCAGAGCAACGTCGAGTTCCTCATGCAGGTCCAGAAGACGACGCTTGGTGCGAAGTCGGACAACGACAAATAG
- the thrB gene encoding homoserine kinase produces MDTTSQAAVGLQLIEPGQRVTVRVPATTANLGPGYDSLGLALALHDTLTVESLDTDELVFDLRGEGAETLPRDASHLVIRAMDAAFERLGFRHGGLKVTAENVNPHGRGLGSSASAVVAAVSAANAMVPGENQRGRDWILQLTSEMEGHPDNVAPAIFGGLALSWQDSEQYSSTTATVTGSIIPIVAVPDFELSTEAARALLPASVGHHAAAMNSGRAALLIHALTQKPEFLLPGTEDYLHQSYRAEAMRPSAALIGALRKAGYAAVVSGAGPTVLVLANGEAQASDALAFIEAFTSENTPDIGWRVLKLAVDVEGAKVDVHRR; encoded by the coding sequence TTGGACACCACCTCGCAGGCCGCCGTCGGACTGCAACTGATTGAGCCGGGCCAGCGTGTCACCGTCCGCGTCCCCGCCACCACGGCCAACCTTGGTCCCGGCTACGACAGCCTGGGGCTTGCCCTGGCCCTGCACGACACCCTGACCGTGGAAAGCCTGGACACGGACGAACTCGTCTTTGACCTGCGCGGCGAAGGGGCGGAAACCCTTCCCCGGGATGCCAGCCACCTGGTGATCCGGGCCATGGATGCGGCCTTTGAACGGCTGGGATTCCGCCACGGCGGCCTGAAGGTGACTGCCGAAAACGTCAACCCGCACGGCAGGGGACTGGGCTCGTCCGCCTCGGCGGTCGTGGCGGCTGTGTCTGCCGCCAATGCCATGGTTCCAGGGGAAAACCAGCGCGGCCGCGACTGGATCCTGCAGCTCACCAGCGAAATGGAAGGCCACCCGGACAACGTCGCACCCGCGATTTTCGGCGGACTGGCGCTGTCATGGCAGGACAGTGAGCAGTACAGCAGCACCACTGCCACCGTGACCGGTTCGATCATCCCCATCGTGGCGGTACCCGACTTCGAACTGTCCACCGAAGCCGCCCGCGCCCTGCTGCCCGCATCAGTGGGACACCATGCGGCGGCCATGAATTCGGGCCGTGCGGCGCTGCTGATCCATGCATTGACGCAAAAGCCTGAGTTTCTCCTGCCGGGCACCGAGGACTACCTGCACCAGAGCTACCGGGCGGAAGCCATGCGGCCCAGTGCGGCGCTCATCGGCGCCCTCCGTAAAGCAGGCTACGCAGCAGTGGTTTCCGGCGCCGGGCCAACCGTCCTGGTGCTGGCCAACGGCGAAGCGCAGGCCAGTGATGCACTGGCCTTCATTGAGGCCTTTACATCGGAGAACACGCCGGACATTGGCTGGCGCGTTCTGAAGCTCGCAGTGGACGTTGAAGGTGCTAAGGTGGACGTGCACCGGCGGTAA
- the argS gene encoding arginine--tRNA ligase, producing MTPEELSLAISACLKDAVAAGDIDLAASAIPAEVRVERPKNRDHGDWATNIALQLAKQAGTNPREFAAVLSSRLKSIDGVSAVDIAGPGFLNITVDAAAAGALAKAIVEAGKDYGTNTALAGRTVNMEFVSANPTGPLHIGHTRWAALGDSIARVLRASGADVTAEYYINDAGSQMNTFANSVYSRLHGLPVPDGGYPGQYIAELGHEVLTAHPDIRELTEVAALPVIRAAAYEAQMKDIKATLADFGVEFDVFFSEQELHDAGAIESAVARLREQGHVFDDGGAVWLRTTDFGDDKDRVMIRANGEPTYFAADAAYYLSKKDRGFTEKIYLLGADHHGYINRLKAIAAAAGDDPEVNIEVLIGQLVSVNGAKLSKRAGNIIELKDLIDWLGKDAVRYSLARFPADSPLTLDPELLKKHSNENPVFYVQYAHARSRGAARNAVAAGVERQVDGQDSFDASLLDHATENELLSYLGSYPSIVAKAAELREPHRVARHLEAIAGAYHRWYDACRIAPMGEEPVTDLNRTRLWLNDATSQVLANGLDLLGVSAPERM from the coding sequence GTGACTCCCGAAGAACTTTCCCTCGCCATATCCGCCTGCCTCAAGGACGCCGTCGCCGCCGGCGATATCGACCTTGCGGCATCAGCCATTCCGGCTGAGGTGCGCGTGGAGCGACCCAAGAACCGGGACCACGGCGACTGGGCCACCAACATCGCCCTCCAGCTCGCCAAGCAGGCGGGCACCAATCCGCGCGAATTCGCCGCCGTCCTCAGCAGCCGGCTCAAGTCCATCGACGGCGTCTCCGCCGTGGATATCGCCGGGCCCGGATTCCTGAACATCACCGTGGACGCCGCAGCCGCCGGTGCCCTGGCCAAGGCCATCGTCGAGGCCGGCAAGGACTACGGCACCAACACTGCGCTCGCCGGGCGCACCGTCAACATGGAGTTCGTCTCCGCCAACCCCACCGGGCCGCTGCACATCGGGCACACCCGCTGGGCCGCCCTGGGCGACTCGATCGCCCGCGTGCTGCGCGCTTCGGGCGCTGATGTCACCGCGGAGTACTACATCAACGACGCCGGCTCGCAGATGAACACCTTCGCCAACTCCGTCTACTCCCGCCTGCACGGCCTTCCGGTGCCGGACGGCGGCTACCCCGGGCAGTACATCGCCGAGCTTGGCCATGAAGTCCTCACCGCGCACCCGGACATCCGTGAGCTCACCGAAGTGGCCGCCCTGCCGGTCATCCGGGCCGCCGCCTACGAGGCCCAGATGAAGGACATCAAGGCCACCCTGGCGGACTTCGGCGTCGAGTTCGACGTCTTCTTCTCCGAGCAGGAGCTGCACGACGCCGGCGCCATTGAGAGTGCCGTGGCGCGCCTTCGCGAGCAGGGCCACGTGTTCGACGACGGTGGTGCGGTGTGGCTGCGGACCACGGACTTTGGCGACGACAAGGACCGCGTCATGATCCGCGCCAACGGCGAGCCCACGTACTTCGCCGCGGACGCTGCCTACTACCTGTCCAAGAAGGACCGCGGCTTCACGGAGAAGATCTACCTCCTGGGCGCCGACCACCACGGCTACATCAACCGGCTCAAGGCGATCGCCGCCGCTGCCGGTGACGATCCCGAGGTGAACATCGAAGTCCTGATCGGCCAGCTGGTGTCCGTCAACGGCGCCAAGCTGTCCAAGCGCGCCGGCAACATCATCGAACTCAAGGACCTGATCGACTGGCTGGGCAAGGACGCAGTCCGCTACTCCCTGGCACGGTTCCCCGCCGACTCGCCGCTGACCCTTGATCCGGAACTGCTGAAGAAGCACAGCAACGAGAACCCGGTGTTCTACGTCCAGTACGCCCACGCCCGCTCCCGGGGCGCCGCGCGCAACGCCGTGGCGGCCGGCGTCGAACGCCAGGTGGACGGCCAGGACAGCTTCGATGCGTCGCTCCTGGACCACGCCACGGAAAACGAGCTGCTGTCCTACCTGGGCAGCTACCCGTCCATCGTGGCCAAGGCTGCCGAACTGCGCGAACCGCACCGCGTGGCGCGCCACCTGGAGGCCATCGCAGGGGCGTACCACCGCTGGTACGACGCCTGCCGTATTGCCCCCATGGGTGAAGAACCCGTCACGGACCTCAACCGCACCCGGCTCTGGCTTAATGACGCCACCAGCCAGGTGCTGGCGAACGGCCTTGACCTGCTGGGCGTTTCCGCGCCGGAACGGATGTAG
- the thrC gene encoding threonine synthase, which produces MAHQWRGVIREYADRLPVTESTRVITLGEGGTPLVHAQKLSELTGSEVYLKVEGMNPTGSFKDRGMTMAMTAAVASGAKAVVCASTGNTSASAAAYATAAGLKCAVLVPEGKISMGKLSQAIAHGATLLQVDGNFDNCLDIARKLGESYPVFLVNSVNPARIQGQKTGAFEVVDSLGDAPDIHVLPVGNAGNITAYWKGYKEYSAPFESETAGTLPAVSTRTPAMWGFQAAGAAPFVAGHPITEPDTIATAIRIGNPASWDGAVGARDESGGLIEAVTDEEILNAHRWLSSKEGVFVEPGSAAGVAGLLKKHAAGEVPSGKTIVITVTGHGLKDPQWALRTEDGSDVQPVKVPNDVVTVAAELGLEEK; this is translated from the coding sequence GTGGCTCACCAATGGCGCGGTGTCATCCGCGAATACGCTGACCGTCTGCCCGTGACGGAGTCCACCAGGGTCATCACCCTGGGCGAGGGCGGCACCCCGCTGGTGCACGCACAGAAGCTCTCCGAACTCACCGGTTCCGAGGTCTACCTCAAGGTGGAAGGCATGAACCCCACCGGCTCCTTCAAGGACCGTGGCATGACCATGGCGATGACGGCAGCAGTTGCCTCCGGCGCGAAGGCCGTTGTGTGCGCTTCCACCGGCAACACGTCCGCCTCTGCTGCTGCCTACGCCACGGCCGCCGGCCTCAAGTGCGCGGTGCTGGTGCCCGAAGGCAAGATCTCCATGGGCAAGCTCAGCCAGGCGATCGCCCACGGGGCCACCCTGCTCCAGGTCGACGGCAACTTCGACAACTGCCTGGACATCGCCCGCAAGCTGGGGGAGTCCTACCCCGTCTTCCTGGTGAACTCGGTAAATCCCGCCCGCATCCAGGGCCAGAAGACCGGCGCCTTCGAAGTGGTCGATTCCCTGGGCGACGCACCGGACATCCACGTTCTGCCCGTGGGCAACGCCGGCAACATCACGGCCTACTGGAAGGGCTACAAAGAGTACTCCGCTCCCTTCGAATCGGAGACGGCCGGCACCCTTCCCGCCGTATCCACCAGGACACCTGCCATGTGGGGCTTCCAGGCCGCCGGTGCCGCCCCCTTCGTCGCAGGCCACCCCATCACGGAACCGGACACCATCGCCACCGCCATCCGCATTGGAAACCCGGCGTCCTGGGACGGTGCCGTCGGCGCCCGTGACGAATCCGGCGGGCTCATCGAGGCCGTCACCGATGAGGAGATCCTGAACGCCCACCGCTGGCTGTCGTCCAAGGAAGGCGTCTTCGTGGAGCCCGGTTCCGCCGCAGGCGTGGCCGGACTGCTCAAGAAGCACGCCGCCGGCGAGGTCCCCAGCGGAAAAACCATCGTCATCACCGTCACAGGCCACGGACTCAAGGATCCCCAGTGGGCCCTGCGCACCGAGGACGGCAGCGATGTCCAGCCGGTCAAGGTCCCCAACGACGTCGTCACCGTAGCCGCTGAGCTGGGACTGGAAGAAAAATAA
- the prmC gene encoding peptide chain release factor N(5)-glutamine methyltransferase has protein sequence MTEPTSTVPAQTQTLAAAVREAAALLAEAGVPSPRADAELLADHLLNVGLGRLRSLMLGDTPAPPGYAELVAERARRIPLQHITGVAYFRYLELAVGPGVFIPRPETESVVQLAIDHVRGMDSPRIVDLGTGSGAIAGSLASELPGAEVHAVEFSPFAHAWAAKNLAPLGVNLVLGDLRDAFMELNGSVDVVVSNPPYIPAEAIPNEPEVALHDPPEALYGGGADGMELPTAAAASAARLLRRGGYFVMEHAEVQAGWIAAMLAKTGTWTAITTHLDLNGKERATSAVLVEDSARNERMGQ, from the coding sequence ATGACCGAGCCCACCTCCACGGTGCCTGCCCAGACCCAGACACTGGCTGCAGCTGTCCGTGAGGCTGCCGCACTGCTGGCTGAGGCCGGGGTCCCCAGCCCCCGCGCCGACGCGGAGCTCCTGGCGGACCACCTCCTGAACGTCGGGCTGGGACGCCTGCGCTCCCTGATGCTTGGCGACACTCCCGCACCGCCGGGGTATGCCGAGCTGGTGGCCGAACGTGCGCGCCGGATCCCGCTGCAGCACATCACCGGAGTGGCATATTTCCGCTACCTGGAGCTGGCGGTGGGGCCGGGGGTCTTCATTCCGCGTCCGGAGACCGAATCGGTGGTCCAGCTGGCCATCGACCATGTCCGTGGCATGGACAGTCCCCGCATTGTGGACCTTGGGACGGGGTCCGGCGCCATCGCCGGTTCGCTCGCCTCCGAGCTTCCCGGAGCCGAGGTACACGCTGTCGAATTCAGCCCGTTCGCGCACGCCTGGGCGGCGAAAAACCTGGCGCCCCTGGGCGTCAACCTTGTCCTGGGGGACCTGCGGGACGCCTTCATGGAGCTCAACGGAAGCGTCGACGTCGTGGTTTCCAACCCTCCGTACATCCCCGCCGAAGCCATCCCCAACGAACCCGAAGTAGCCCTGCACGATCCGCCGGAGGCTTTGTACGGCGGGGGAGCGGACGGCATGGAACTTCCGACGGCGGCAGCGGCCTCCGCTGCCCGGCTGCTGCGGCGGGGGGGCTACTTCGTCATGGAACACGCAGAAGTCCAGGCCGGCTGGATTGCCGCCATGCTCGCAAAGACCGGAACCTGGACAGCCATCACAACGCACCTGGACCTCAACGGCAAGGAGCGCGCCACCAGCGCCGTGCTCGTGGAGGACTCCGCACGGAATGAAAGAATGGGCCAGTGA
- a CDS encoding homoserine dehydrogenase, with amino-acid sequence MTEMRTLKVALLGCGNVGAQVARILIEDADALAARTGARLQLSGIAVRNVNAARDVDLPQELFTTDAETLVKDADLVIELMGGIEPARTLILSALRNGACVVTGNKALLAQDGPTLYEEADKAGVQLSYEAAVAGAIPILRPIRDSLSGDRITRVLGIVNGTTNFILDQMDTTGAQFADALAEAQRLGYAEADPTADVEGHDAAAKAAILASLSFHTRFALDDVHCEGITSVSASDIAAAKDAGFVIKLLAIAEKLTDADGKEGVSVRVHPTLLPREHPLAAVRGAFNAVFIEAENAGELMFYGQGAGGTPTASAVLGDLVSAARRLVLGGPGRTETTTGHVPALPIDAATTSYYIGLDVADQPGVLAKIAQLFAEHGVSIEIMRQTIHRDSASNVESAELRIVTHRASEAALAATVEAVKSLDVINSVTSVLRVEGV; translated from the coding sequence ATGACGGAAATGCGAACGCTGAAAGTAGCCCTGCTGGGCTGTGGCAACGTTGGAGCCCAGGTTGCGCGGATCCTCATTGAGGACGCCGACGCCCTCGCTGCCCGCACCGGTGCCCGCCTGCAGCTCAGCGGCATCGCCGTGCGCAACGTCAACGCCGCCCGCGACGTGGACCTGCCGCAGGAGCTCTTCACCACCGACGCCGAAACCCTCGTCAAGGACGCGGACCTGGTGATCGAACTGATGGGCGGCATCGAGCCTGCCCGCACCCTGATCCTCTCCGCGCTGCGCAACGGCGCCTGCGTTGTCACCGGCAACAAGGCACTCCTGGCCCAGGACGGCCCAACGCTCTACGAAGAAGCGGACAAAGCCGGCGTCCAGCTCTCCTACGAGGCCGCGGTGGCCGGCGCCATCCCGATCCTGCGCCCCATCCGCGACAGCCTCTCGGGCGACCGCATCACCCGGGTGCTGGGCATCGTCAACGGCACCACCAACTTCATCCTTGACCAGATGGACACCACCGGCGCCCAGTTCGCCGACGCCCTCGCCGAAGCCCAGCGCCTTGGCTACGCCGAAGCGGACCCCACCGCCGACGTCGAAGGCCACGACGCCGCGGCGAAAGCCGCCATCCTCGCGTCACTGTCCTTCCACACCCGCTTTGCGCTGGACGATGTCCACTGCGAGGGAATCACGTCCGTCAGTGCTTCGGACATCGCCGCCGCAAAGGACGCCGGCTTCGTCATCAAGCTGCTGGCCATCGCGGAGAAACTGACCGACGCCGACGGCAAGGAAGGCGTGTCCGTCCGCGTGCACCCCACCCTGCTGCCGCGCGAACACCCGCTGGCCGCCGTCCGCGGTGCCTTCAACGCGGTATTCATCGAGGCCGAAAACGCCGGTGAGCTGATGTTCTACGGCCAGGGCGCCGGGGGCACCCCGACGGCATCCGCTGTCCTGGGCGACCTCGTGTCAGCAGCCAGGCGCCTGGTCCTGGGCGGTCCCGGCCGCACCGAAACCACCACGGGCCACGTTCCCGCGCTGCCCATCGACGCGGCCACCACGAGTTACTACATTGGCCTGGACGTCGCCGACCAGCCCGGCGTCCTGGCAAAGATCGCCCAGCTCTTCGCCGAGCACGGCGTCTCCATCGAAATCATGCGGCAGACCATCCACCGCGATTCAGCTTCCAACGTGGAGTCGGCCGAACTGCGGATCGTCACCCACCGTGCGTCAGAGGCTGCCCTTGCAGCCACCGTCGAGGCCGTGAAGAGCCTGGACGTCATCAATTCAGTTACATCCGTTTTGCGGGTAGAAGGAGTCTAA
- the lysA gene encoding diaminopimelate decarboxylase yields the protein MTHTAAQGSPLAPEWLAVPDDLNALHEPMWAGDAARNADGELAIGGIPVSELQRQYGTPLFVMSENDFRARARAFSDAFNNAFADICGGVDVYYAGKSFLCTAVVRWVEEEGLRLDTASGGELAVAYRAGIPGADVALHGNNKSDGEIHRALDMGLGRIVVDSLDELVRVGAIAQGRGEQAKVMLRLTPGVHAHTHEFIATAHEDQKFGLSMAADTTDEAGISAAEEAVAAASAHPGIELLGLHCHIGSQIFEPDGFALAAEKLLRFLAAMQEKYSIILPELDLGGGYGIAYTPVDTPRPAAEIANAMAAVVRSTCAELGIDAPRISIEPGRAIVGSTTFTLYEVGTLKTVRVDAPGTSGDGDAGNNVTYPRRYVSVDGGMSDNARPVLYDADYSAVLASRTSSAAPQLSRVVGKHCESGDIVVRDVYLPEDVAAGDLLAVPGTGAYCWALSSNYNYLARPGVVAVRDGSSRLIVRGETEEDLLNRDMGA from the coding sequence ATGACGCACACAGCAGCACAGGGCTCTCCGCTTGCCCCGGAGTGGCTTGCCGTTCCGGATGACCTCAATGCCCTCCACGAACCAATGTGGGCCGGCGACGCAGCGCGCAACGCCGACGGTGAACTCGCCATTGGCGGCATCCCCGTCAGCGAGTTGCAGCGGCAATACGGGACCCCGCTTTTCGTGATGAGCGAGAACGACTTCCGTGCCCGGGCCAGGGCATTCAGCGACGCGTTCAACAACGCCTTCGCGGATATCTGCGGGGGAGTGGACGTCTACTACGCCGGCAAGTCGTTCCTCTGCACCGCAGTGGTCCGCTGGGTGGAGGAAGAGGGGCTGCGGCTGGACACGGCCTCGGGCGGGGAACTCGCCGTGGCCTACCGGGCCGGAATTCCCGGGGCGGACGTCGCCCTGCACGGCAACAACAAGTCCGACGGCGAGATCCACAGGGCGCTTGACATGGGCCTGGGGCGGATCGTGGTGGACAGCCTCGATGAGCTCGTGCGCGTCGGTGCGATCGCGCAGGGGCGCGGGGAGCAGGCGAAGGTCATGCTGCGGCTCACCCCCGGCGTGCATGCCCACACGCACGAATTCATTGCCACCGCCCACGAGGACCAGAAGTTCGGCCTGTCCATGGCCGCCGACACCACCGATGAAGCGGGGATCTCCGCTGCCGAGGAAGCGGTGGCCGCTGCATCAGCGCATCCCGGTATCGAGTTGCTCGGCCTGCACTGCCACATTGGCTCCCAGATCTTCGAGCCGGACGGCTTTGCGCTGGCCGCCGAGAAGCTGCTGCGCTTCCTGGCCGCCATGCAGGAAAAGTACTCCATCATCCTGCCGGAACTGGACCTTGGCGGCGGCTACGGGATCGCCTACACGCCGGTGGACACCCCGCGCCCTGCCGCGGAGATCGCCAACGCGATGGCCGCCGTTGTGCGTTCCACCTGCGCCGAACTGGGCATCGACGCGCCGCGCATCTCCATTGAACCGGGACGCGCGATCGTTGGCAGCACTACCTTCACCCTGTATGAAGTGGGCACGCTGAAGACGGTCCGCGTGGACGCACCCGGTACGTCCGGTGACGGTGACGCGGGCAACAACGTTACGTATCCCCGCCGGTATGTTTCGGTGGACGGCGGCATGAGCGACAACGCCCGCCCGGTGCTGTACGACGCGGATTATTCGGCAGTCCTGGCCTCCCGCACCTCCAGCGCCGCCCCGCAGCTGTCCCGCGTAGTGGGCAAACATTGCGAGAGCGGCGACATAGTTGTTAGAGATGTATATCTGCCCGAGGACGTGGCAGCCGGTGATCTGCTTGCTGTACCGGGAACCGGCGCCTACTGCTGGGCCCTCTCGAGCAACTACAACTATCTGGCCCGGCCGGGCGTTGTCGCGGTGCGCGACGGATCTTCCCGGCTGATTGTCCGCGGGGAAACCGAAGAAGATCTGCTGAACCGCGACATGGGAGCCTGA